The Paracoccus sediminicola genome has a segment encoding these proteins:
- a CDS encoding helix-turn-helix transcriptional regulator — protein MPNPLAGLPPRLLRTKEAARFLGISIRTLEKHRTYGTGPTYRKVGGRVLYTVRDLEDWSAVGERKSTRDKTAGTVFPARPLTPEERGDC, from the coding sequence ATGCCCAACCCGCTTGCGGGACTGCCGCCGCGCCTGCTGCGCACCAAGGAAGCCGCGCGCTTCCTCGGCATATCCATCAGAACCCTTGAGAAACATCGGACCTACGGGACCGGGCCGACCTATCGCAAGGTCGGCGGCCGTGTCCTCTACACCGTTCGCGATCTGGAAGACTGGAGCGCGGTCGGCGAGCGCAAATCCACCCGCGACAAAACCGCCGGCACCGTATTTCCCGCGCGTCCGCTCACGCCCGAAGAACGGGGCGA
- a CDS encoding UvrD-helicase domain-containing protein, with translation MESQPPTSFNMVAGAGSGKTTSLIKGLASILAIHGERLRLRRQRVACITYTEIAAGEIWADVGNNPLVHVSTIHSFLWSIARGFQQDIAAWVANRIDERITELQHDAANFGPRVQQKTRDKNAHDITRYEQQREAITQVRSFTYGTGTDYAKGILGHDDIIKMASQLMIQRPLFRTLVAQQFPFVFVDESQDTFPIIVEALMAVQRQEQARFCLGFFGDPMQRIYPTGIGTVPKPDDWRAIPKPENFRSPTSILNLANAIRREGDDLVQIGGRKKKNGDQEVPVIGTARLFVLPTDAHRDERVAQVRAWIANANDDELWQPADENDPVKMLVIVHRMAAKRLGFGDLYAALNDKAPEAFKNGFLDASAWPLRPLVSFLLPLAEAVRDGRDFETMRLLRLHSPLLEKANLQGVNIAERLNELQAVSNQVGELMGPQSQATIRDVLTLAKESRLVEFDPRLSAYLEDVAVNEAEVEAEVEADDNVDEGEEGLSNEINSMAAFLACPAKQLRPYQAYVNDESPFSTQQGVKGAEFDRVLVVLDDEEGTHFQFSYEKYLGLKELSARDKKTLQDGGETGVERTRRLFYVCCTRARQDLVVILFVADPAAAIAHIRGLGLFPEADILSQDALA, from the coding sequence TTGGAATCTCAGCCGCCGACCAGTTTTAACATGGTCGCCGGCGCGGGGTCGGGCAAAACCACTTCGCTGATCAAGGGGCTCGCCTCGATCCTTGCCATCCATGGCGAGCGTTTGCGACTACGCAGGCAGCGCGTGGCCTGCATAACCTATACAGAGATCGCCGCCGGAGAGATTTGGGCTGACGTGGGAAACAATCCTCTCGTCCACGTCTCCACGATTCATAGTTTTCTTTGGTCGATCGCACGCGGCTTCCAACAAGATATCGCCGCTTGGGTTGCAAACAGGATCGACGAGCGGATCACAGAATTACAGCACGATGCCGCCAATTTTGGCCCACGCGTTCAGCAGAAAACGCGAGACAAGAACGCCCACGATATAACGCGCTACGAGCAGCAGCGTGAGGCTATCACTCAAGTTCGTAGCTTCACTTATGGAACAGGAACTGACTACGCCAAAGGTATCCTCGGCCACGATGACATTATCAAAATGGCTTCGCAGTTGATGATTCAACGGCCGCTTTTCCGAACTCTCGTCGCACAACAATTTCCGTTTGTTTTCGTGGATGAGAGCCAAGATACCTTTCCCATTATTGTCGAAGCATTGATGGCGGTCCAGCGGCAGGAGCAGGCCCGCTTCTGCCTCGGGTTCTTCGGCGATCCGATGCAGCGCATCTATCCCACCGGCATCGGCACAGTTCCCAAACCCGACGATTGGCGGGCGATCCCCAAGCCGGAAAATTTCCGTTCGCCCACCTCGATATTGAATCTCGCAAACGCCATTCGGCGTGAAGGTGACGATCTGGTTCAGATTGGTGGCCGAAAGAAAAAAAACGGTGATCAGGAAGTGCCGGTGATCGGAACGGCGCGATTGTTTGTCTTGCCGACAGATGCTCATCGCGACGAACGCGTGGCGCAGGTTCGGGCGTGGATTGCGAACGCAAACGATGACGAGTTGTGGCAGCCCGCCGACGAGAACGACCCGGTTAAAATGTTGGTGATCGTGCATCGCATGGCAGCGAAGCGATTGGGGTTCGGCGATCTGTATGCGGCGCTCAACGATAAGGCGCCTGAGGCCTTCAAGAATGGCTTTCTGGACGCGTCCGCCTGGCCGCTGCGCCCGTTGGTGTCGTTTCTACTGCCGCTTGCGGAGGCTGTTCGGGACGGGCGAGACTTCGAGACGATGCGGCTGCTTCGGCTCCATTCACCGTTGCTAGAAAAGGCCAACCTCCAAGGCGTGAACATCGCCGAGAGGCTCAATGAACTTCAGGCGGTGAGCAATCAGGTCGGTGAGCTGATGGGACCTCAGTCGCAGGCTACCATTCGTGACGTGCTGACTCTTGCCAAGGAAAGTCGCTTGGTAGAGTTCGACCCGCGCCTGTCCGCTTACCTTGAGGATGTTGCTGTGAACGAGGCCGAAGTCGAGGCCGAAGTCGAGGCCGATGACAACGTAGACGAAGGCGAGGAAGGCCTTTCAAACGAGATCAATTCAATGGCCGCGTTCCTAGCCTGTCCGGCTAAGCAGCTTCGACCCTACCAGGCTTACGTTAACGACGAATCGCCTTTTTCCACGCAGCAAGGCGTGAAAGGGGCCGAGTTCGATCGTGTGCTCGTCGTCCTCGATGACGAGGAAGGCACGCACTTTCAATTCTCCTACGAGAAATACCTCGGATTGAAAGAGCTTTCTGCGCGAGACAAAAAGACTTTGCAGGACGGTGGCGAAACAGGCGTCGAGCGGACGCGGAGACTTTTCTACGTTTGCTGCACACGCGCGCGGCAAGACTTGGTCGTTATCCTTTTCGTCGCTGATCCCGCAGCGGCGATTGCGCATATTCGCGGGCTCGGACTATTTCCAGAAGCGGATATTCTCTCGCAAGATGCGCTCGCTTGA
- a CDS encoding DUF2285 domain-containing protein, with the protein MLSPVDHKDDDTEPTMTLAHLDGLDLRRAADGWHGIWHVDGIAHQFWLPEAMPDAAAFYAVTLPMDSFLELRAHAVRRFWRSLNGRAPGPDFRAVPAQLRQWHILSLRALDARLHGESYRAIAEVLLGFRGTKEDFESDPRKNKARRLVAHGVRMMRGGYRLLLHYPIKLPK; encoded by the coding sequence GTGTTGTCGCCGGTCGATCATAAGGACGACGATACCGAACCGACAATGACGTTGGCGCATCTCGACGGCCTCGACCTGCGCCGCGCTGCCGACGGCTGGCACGGCATATGGCATGTGGATGGCATCGCGCACCAGTTCTGGCTACCCGAGGCGATGCCGGACGCGGCCGCCTTCTATGCCGTGACCCTGCCGATGGATTCCTTTCTGGAACTTCGTGCTCACGCTGTCCGCCGGTTCTGGCGTTCCCTTAACGGCCGTGCGCCCGGTCCCGATTTCCGGGCGGTCCCAGCCCAGCTCCGGCAATGGCATATACTGTCGCTACGCGCGCTCGATGCCCGGCTGCATGGCGAGAGCTATCGCGCCATCGCCGAAGTCTTGCTCGGCTTTCGCGGCACCAAAGAGGATTTCGAGAGTGACCCGCGCAAAAACAAGGCTCGCCGGTTAGTCGCCCACGGCGTCAGGATGATGCGCGGCGGCTACCGCCTGTTGCTCCACTATCCAATCAAGCTTCCGAAGTGA
- a CDS encoding antirestriction protein ArdA, which translates to MTNVSDSSPRIYVACLAAYNNGFLHGAWIDADQDADQIRDEIAAMLARSPVEEAEEYAIHDYEGFEGVSISEYAGIDSVARMAAFIAEHGALGAGLLEQFSGDMDQAETALQDCYHGQFASLADYMEELTTESVTIPEALRYYVDWQAMARDAEIGGDLFTIETAQGEVHVFSSR; encoded by the coding sequence ATGACCAACGTATCCGACAGCAGCCCCCGCATTTATGTCGCCTGCCTTGCAGCTTACAATAACGGTTTTCTGCATGGAGCTTGGATCGACGCGGATCAGGACGCGGACCAGATCAGGGACGAGATTGCCGCGATGCTTGCCCGTTCTCCGGTCGAGGAAGCGGAGGAATACGCCATTCATGACTATGAGGGCTTCGAGGGCGTCAGCATCTCCGAATATGCGGGCATCGACAGCGTGGCGCGGATGGCCGCCTTCATCGCAGAACACGGCGCACTAGGCGCGGGCCTGTTGGAGCAGTTCAGCGGCGACATGGACCAAGCCGAAACCGCCTTGCAGGATTGCTATCATGGTCAGTTCGCCAGCCTCGCCGACTACATGGAGGAATTGACCACCGAGAGCGTCACGATTCCCGAGGCACTACGCTACTATGTCGATTGGCAGGCGATGGCGCGCGACGCTGAGATCGGCGGCGACCTATTCACCATCGAGACGGCGCAGGGCGAGGTGCATGTGTTTTCAAGCAGATGA
- a CDS encoding ATP-dependent nuclease, translating to MHLHSYRLRNFRRLRDVHIELASDISIFVGANNSGKTSATQAMQMFLSGGKDAFSLYDFSSHAWPLLDEIGEREGDIAEAEFPTVSLDLWFEVGAEDLYLVIPILPSTAWAGTLVGVRVELAPRNITELIQRYRTARDDGRAKAAALVGGAGDYVPWPKSLSAYLLKELRHEYELRYYVLDHRQFDAKFQAVEGYQPLPLGNEPGGSAVLKSLIKVDFLNAQRHLADPSTASGSGRSEDLSKRLSRFYQRNLDQRQDDHQALKALFESEVGLDKHLAEVFKGTLERLGRLGYPGLNNPRLEIKSALNPASIMTQDARVHYIVGEAAQTIMLPDTYNGLGFKNLIYMVVEVLDLQERWKAEEEKRAPLHLIFIEEPEAHLHAQLQQVFIRNILDLLVIPGEAGGSFATQAVITTHSPHILYERGFQPIRYFRRDLVGNDQVTEVLNLSAFYAQETEHRDFLQRYLKLTHCDLFFSDAAVLVEGNVERLLLPIMISKAATSLRSSCICILEVGGAFGHKFKSLIEFLGIVTLIITDVDSVTLLPADHDGDDDDDDELEIEVEALEVDAANDVDELLGGDAPAAQAGDAADPAPARRYGKKCLPGVAGAVTSNQTLVKWLPAKLSIDELFAAPEQEKETPADVTPRVRVAYQTPVPVAWNGQNVELAGRTLEEAFGLENAEWCQSAEQRKLGLRLRGALADPAALAAGLHKRVSGDKFDKTKFALGVLTARPEEWQVPTYIRDGLVWLKAQVDLEVEAELEGGVVGE from the coding sequence ATGCACCTACATTCCTATCGACTGAGAAATTTCCGGCGGCTTCGGGACGTGCATATCGAGCTTGCGTCCGACATCTCCATTTTCGTTGGGGCGAATAATAGCGGAAAAACCTCCGCGACGCAGGCTATGCAGATGTTTCTCTCGGGTGGCAAAGACGCTTTCTCGCTGTATGATTTCAGCTCGCACGCTTGGCCGCTGCTTGATGAGATCGGCGAACGAGAGGGCGACATCGCCGAGGCTGAGTTTCCGACCGTCTCGCTCGATCTTTGGTTCGAGGTGGGAGCCGAAGACCTCTATCTTGTCATCCCCATTCTGCCCTCGACCGCTTGGGCCGGGACGCTTGTGGGCGTCCGCGTCGAACTCGCGCCCAGAAACATCACGGAATTGATCCAGCGTTATCGCACCGCTCGCGACGATGGTCGGGCCAAAGCGGCGGCGCTGGTCGGCGGCGCAGGCGATTATGTGCCTTGGCCAAAATCGCTATCGGCTTACCTGCTTAAAGAACTGAGACACGAGTATGAGCTGCGATATTACGTCCTCGACCACAGGCAATTTGATGCGAAGTTTCAGGCGGTGGAGGGGTATCAGCCGCTGCCGTTGGGGAACGAGCCCGGCGGCAGTGCTGTACTAAAATCGCTCATCAAGGTAGATTTTCTCAATGCACAGCGGCACCTTGCGGACCCTTCAACAGCTTCCGGAAGCGGCCGTTCGGAGGATTTGTCGAAGCGTCTGAGTCGCTTCTATCAACGCAATCTCGATCAACGTCAGGACGATCATCAGGCGCTCAAAGCGCTATTCGAGTCTGAGGTGGGCCTCGACAAGCATCTCGCGGAGGTTTTTAAAGGTACATTGGAGCGGTTGGGGCGTTTGGGTTATCCCGGCCTCAATAACCCAAGGCTCGAAATCAAGTCGGCCCTGAACCCCGCGTCCATCATGACGCAGGATGCGCGCGTCCATTACATCGTGGGCGAAGCCGCGCAGACGATCATGCTGCCCGACACCTACAATGGCCTCGGCTTCAAAAACCTGATCTATATGGTGGTCGAAGTGCTCGACCTTCAGGAGCGCTGGAAAGCCGAAGAGGAGAAGCGTGCGCCTCTCCATCTCATATTCATCGAGGAGCCAGAAGCACACCTTCACGCGCAGCTCCAGCAGGTTTTCATTCGCAACATACTCGACTTGCTCGTCATTCCGGGCGAGGCGGGAGGATCATTCGCCACACAAGCGGTCATTACGACCCACTCGCCGCACATCCTGTACGAGCGTGGCTTTCAGCCGATCCGCTACTTCCGGCGCGATTTGGTCGGAAACGATCAAGTCACTGAAGTGCTCAACCTCTCCGCGTTCTATGCGCAGGAAACCGAACACCGCGATTTCCTGCAAAGGTATCTCAAACTCACCCACTGCGATTTGTTCTTCTCTGACGCCGCTGTGCTCGTGGAGGGCAATGTCGAGCGATTGCTGCTCCCGATCATGATATCAAAGGCGGCGACATCGCTGCGATCCTCCTGCATTTGCATTCTGGAGGTGGGCGGTGCCTTCGGCCATAAATTCAAATCGCTGATCGAATTCCTCGGGATCGTCACGCTGATCATCACCGACGTAGACAGTGTTACCTTGTTGCCTGCTGATCATGACGGCGATGATGACGACGATGACGAGCTGGAGATCGAAGTCGAGGCCCTTGAGGTGGACGCTGCCAACGATGTCGATGAACTACTCGGTGGTGATGCTCCGGCCGCCCAAGCTGGCGATGCCGCCGATCCTGCCCCCGCCCGTCGTTACGGAAAAAAGTGCTTGCCCGGTGTAGCCGGGGCAGTCACCTCCAACCAGACTCTCGTGAAATGGCTTCCGGCCAAGCTGTCGATCGACGAGCTTTTCGCAGCACCGGAGCAAGAGAAAGAAACGCCGGCGGATGTGACGCCCCGTGTCCGCGTGGCATATCAGACGCCCGTTCCAGTCGCATGGAATGGTCAGAACGTAGAGCTGGCAGGTCGGACGTTGGAAGAAGCGTTCGGGTTGGAAAACGCCGAATGGTGCCAGAGCGCGGAGCAGAGGAAATTGGGGCTACGCCTCCGTGGTGCACTAGCGGACCCGGCGGCGTTGGCAGCCGGCCTTCACAAGAGGGTCAGCGGCGATAAATTCGACAAGACCAAGTTCGCGCTTGGCGTACTTACGGCCCGACCGGAAGAGTGGCAGGTTCCGACGTACATCCGTGACGGCCTGGTTTGGCTTAAGGCGCAGGTCGATCTCGAAGTTGAGGCCGAACTGGAAGGTGGTGTAGTCGGTGAGTAG
- a CDS encoding DNA -binding domain-containing protein, with amino-acid sequence MTMRTPVELDPDVDDEAPTGNAITAYDERHYVTYLRLLDAKAEGADWKEVARIVLHRDPVAYELRTYRCWQSHLERAQWLSRDGYRKILKQAAANESGG; translated from the coding sequence ATGACTATGCGAACTCCCGTCGAACTCGATCCCGATGTGGATGATGAAGCGCCGACCGGCAACGCCATAACCGCCTATGACGAACGGCACTACGTCACCTACCTGCGCTTGCTGGACGCGAAGGCCGAGGGCGCAGACTGGAAGGAAGTCGCGCGGATCGTGCTGCACCGCGATCCGGTCGCCTATGAACTTCGGACTTATCGTTGCTGGCAAAGCCATCTCGAACGCGCGCAATGGCTATCGCGTGATGGCTATCGGAAGATTCTAAAACAGGCAGCAGCTAATGAGTCCGGTGGCTGA
- a CDS encoding HNH endonuclease, which yields MAITQKSVKILWSAAGGRCAFAGCWERLCYHEAEDAAPYTLGEMAHICGDKPGANRHDVGQTDSQRDDYENLILLCPTHHTLIDRKENEAVYTVEILHAMKAEHEARVLERLDQDPMPTKQDIARAILPLLEENRQSWAQYGPLSELARTQPHNESAHAVWMSERLSVIIPNNRKIAVLLEEHRSLFDADEQGVVAAFFLHVRSYEQWVEDAIPYAAVKRFPMEFDDLIRGLADGGA from the coding sequence ATGGCGATCACTCAGAAATCAGTCAAGATTCTCTGGTCAGCGGCTGGCGGTCGTTGCGCCTTTGCCGGCTGTTGGGAACGTCTATGCTACCATGAGGCAGAAGACGCTGCACCCTACACGCTGGGTGAGATGGCGCATATCTGCGGAGACAAGCCGGGGGCCAATCGTCATGATGTGGGCCAGACGGACTCCCAGCGGGACGACTATGAAAACCTAATACTGCTCTGCCCAACGCATCACACGCTGATCGACCGCAAGGAAAATGAAGCCGTCTATACGGTCGAGATTCTGCATGCGATGAAGGCAGAGCACGAAGCACGGGTGCTCGAACGCTTGGACCAAGACCCCATGCCTACCAAGCAAGATATTGCCCGCGCAATTCTGCCGCTGTTGGAAGAGAACAGGCAGTCTTGGGCGCAGTATGGCCCGCTTTCTGAGCTAGCGCGAACGCAGCCTCACAATGAATCGGCGCATGCGGTGTGGATGTCGGAGCGTCTATCAGTAATAATTCCTAATAACCGGAAGATTGCAGTGCTGCTTGAAGAGCACCGATCTCTGTTCGACGCGGACGAACAGGGGGTGGTTGCGGCCTTCTTCCTGCATGTGCGCAGCTATGAACAATGGGTAGAGGATGCGATTCCGTATGCAGCGGTGAAACGCTTCCCTATGGAATTTGATGATCTCATTCGGGGGCTTGCCGATGGCGGCGCATAG
- a CDS encoding transcriptional regulator domain-containing protein translates to MLSIDWRSPAAYGHTKHIPAAGFAWEYLRRNEEYRRDYQTIASTGRAAARALEAFAHRWGLRFPVRSGRAA, encoded by the coding sequence ATGCTCAGCATCGATTGGCGATCTCCGGCGGCATACGGGCATACAAAGCACATCCCTGCCGCTGGTTTCGCTTGGGAATATTTGCGCCGCAACGAAGAATATCGTCGGGACTACCAGACCATCGCATCGACCGGAAGGGCGGCTGCCCGCGCCCTTGAAGCGTTCGCGCATCGCTGGGGGTTGCGATTTCCCGTGCGATCCGGACGCGCCGCATGA